A single Pseudobdellovibrionaceae bacterium DNA region contains:
- a CDS encoding FHA domain-containing protein: MWVIRVLSGPQAGQTYKLSEGTNVIGREPGCDIILASGGVSKQHCKIDVFDGKLIITDLGSRNGTFVNGVKVQSIRLQGAEKIALHDVIVDINKATVAAPAFGGGAGYQQGIPGGGPHYQGNVAYQYNPGYAQQPGPQAGPQAVHHGAPGASAQAQGKPTLFKLAQKYIDDVALPGVYKLPEIMEFKWVLALFMGAFIFFVTSLSAVPLMRILKASIEKESQRRALTIARTLAKVNRAPLSQGMESAINVDIASREPGVEQALIIDSVDGNIKAPASRAGQVPDLPFIHEARREGKEVVTQIDDGTIGALVPIEFYNPETGSQAVTAYAAVIYNMGSLAVDDSRTLSLFIQTFFIALIVGSILFFFLYKAIEFPIRSLNVQLDRALKENRDDLKTSYLFPPLQKLVSNINSALSRMGGDDMGGGRAMEYDRSSELSNLVQLVGFGCMGITAHDNTIQAVNPEFESRTGMHSQDLVFQTVDKINDQALRLNIADLIERCTQTPYQIATNSLEISGETYEIAAQAVHGSENVSYFLITLLPGPSGGEIV; the protein is encoded by the coding sequence ATGTGGGTGATTAGAGTTCTCTCAGGCCCACAAGCGGGGCAAACATACAAACTCTCTGAGGGCACCAATGTCATCGGTCGCGAGCCGGGCTGTGACATCATCCTGGCTAGTGGTGGAGTCTCCAAACAGCATTGTAAGATTGACGTTTTCGATGGCAAACTGATTATCACCGACCTGGGCTCCCGTAATGGAACCTTTGTAAACGGCGTTAAGGTCCAGAGCATTCGCCTTCAAGGTGCTGAAAAAATCGCCCTTCACGATGTCATCGTTGACATCAACAAGGCAACCGTCGCGGCCCCAGCATTCGGTGGCGGAGCCGGATATCAGCAGGGAATTCCCGGAGGTGGGCCGCATTACCAAGGTAACGTCGCCTACCAATACAATCCGGGGTACGCCCAACAGCCGGGCCCACAAGCCGGGCCGCAGGCCGTTCATCATGGGGCACCGGGTGCATCGGCTCAGGCTCAAGGCAAGCCCACTCTTTTTAAGTTGGCCCAGAAGTACATCGACGACGTTGCCCTTCCAGGTGTTTACAAATTGCCAGAGATCATGGAATTCAAGTGGGTGCTGGCACTGTTCATGGGCGCCTTTATTTTCTTTGTAACATCACTCTCGGCTGTACCCTTAATGCGAATTCTCAAGGCAAGCATTGAAAAAGAAAGTCAGCGCCGAGCCCTGACCATCGCCCGTACGCTGGCCAAAGTGAATCGGGCACCCTTGAGTCAGGGGATGGAGTCTGCCATCAATGTGGATATTGCGTCTCGGGAACCCGGAGTTGAACAGGCTCTGATCATTGACAGCGTTGATGGCAACATTAAAGCCCCCGCATCAAGAGCCGGACAGGTTCCTGATTTGCCATTCATTCACGAAGCCCGCCGCGAAGGCAAAGAAGTTGTCACTCAAATTGATGACGGTACGATTGGGGCCCTGGTTCCTATTGAGTTTTACAATCCCGAAACCGGCTCGCAAGCTGTGACCGCCTATGCCGCCGTGATCTACAACATGGGCTCATTGGCCGTTGACGACTCGAGGACTTTGAGTCTTTTTATTCAGACCTTCTTCATCGCCCTGATTGTTGGGTCCATCTTGTTTTTCTTCCTCTATAAGGCCATAGAATTCCCAATTCGCAGTCTAAACGTCCAACTGGATCGAGCACTCAAGGAAAATCGTGACGACCTCAAAACCAGCTATCTTTTTCCACCTTTGCAAAAGCTGGTTTCAAACATCAATAGCGCCCTCAGCCGTATGGGCGGCGATGACATGGGGGGCGGACGGGCCATGGAATATGATCGCAGTTCCGAGCTGAGTAACCTCGTCCAGCTTGTTGGCTTCGGCTGCATGGGCATCACCGCCCATGACAATACCATTCAAGCCGTAAATCCCGAGTTTGAGTCCAGAACGGGAATGCATTCCCAGGATCTGGTGTTCCAAACTGTCGACAAGATCAACGACCAGGCTCTACGATTGAATATTGCTGACTTAATTGAGCGATGTACTCAAACTCCTTATCAAATTGCTACAAACAGTTTGGAGATTTCGGGAGAAACCTATGAAATCGCGGCCCAGGCGGTTCACGGGAGTGAAAATGTCTCTTACTTTTTGATCACCCTATTACCTGGGCCATCGGGGGGTGAAATCGTATGA
- a CDS encoding DUF192 domain-containing protein: MAQLKNLTKNQIITAKVIEARTFWERSKGLLGRDGIDRDTSMWIHQCPSIHTFFMRFTIDAVFVDHQLKVTSIKDKIPPGRITVPTFGSSSVFEMAAGLAREMNIQVGDQLHVGD, from the coding sequence ATGGCACAACTTAAGAACCTCACCAAAAACCAAATCATTACGGCCAAGGTCATTGAGGCCAGAACTTTTTGGGAGAGAAGCAAGGGGCTTCTCGGCCGCGACGGCATTGATCGGGACACCTCGATGTGGATACATCAGTGTCCGAGTATACACACATTCTTCATGCGCTTCACAATTGATGCCGTGTTTGTTGACCACCAGCTCAAGGTAACGAGCATCAAAGACAAAATCCCTCCAGGGCGAATCACCGTTCCGACATTTGGTTCGAGCTCAGTTTTTGAAATGGCCGCAGGCCTGGCGAGGGAAATGAATATTCAGGTAGGAGATCAACTGCATGTGGGTGATTAG
- a CDS encoding type II secretion system F family protein, protein MLSFDFLILLSGLGLAALAVYLFTTAVFTNNSDADALAWASGDEPRKSKSPLVNFSRPLVHNFTLQHALRFKNERYRKKVEKLILTSGLSQEINVNEFIGLQILWGIMVPIVLVILNFALQLGYPYWFCLVFGLVGFQFPHLYANNEKKRRYVSVVCDLPFFIDLLALSTEAGLDFINSIQRIVEKAENSVLADEFSIMLKDIKLGSSRADSMKALAQRLDIPEITSFVAVVTDADYTGAPISVVLKDQSAQMRLERFVRAEKAGSKASQAMLIPMMVFILPAVFIMVFAPVILQFFYGGK, encoded by the coding sequence ATGTTAAGCTTTGATTTCTTAATCCTATTAAGCGGATTGGGGTTAGCAGCCTTGGCTGTTTACCTTTTCACCACAGCTGTGTTCACAAACAATTCAGACGCCGATGCGCTCGCCTGGGCTTCTGGCGATGAACCACGCAAATCCAAGTCGCCCCTGGTGAACTTCTCCCGCCCTCTTGTTCACAACTTCACTCTGCAACATGCACTGCGGTTTAAGAATGAACGCTACCGTAAAAAAGTTGAAAAGCTCATTTTGACTTCAGGTCTCTCCCAGGAAATCAACGTCAACGAGTTCATTGGACTGCAGATTCTTTGGGGCATCATGGTCCCAATCGTTTTGGTGATACTCAACTTTGCCCTGCAACTCGGATACCCCTATTGGTTCTGCCTTGTCTTTGGCTTAGTTGGCTTTCAGTTCCCGCATTTGTACGCCAATAACGAAAAGAAAAGGCGCTACGTCAGCGTGGTTTGCGACCTTCCCTTCTTCATCGACCTATTGGCCCTGTCAACAGAGGCGGGACTGGATTTCATTAACTCCATCCAGCGGATCGTGGAAAAGGCCGAGAATAGTGTGTTGGCGGATGAGTTTTCCATTATGCTCAAGGACATCAAGCTCGGAAGCTCAAGGGCTGACTCGATGAAAGCTCTTGCCCAAAGGCTCGACATACCCGAGATCACGAGCTTCGTTGCCGTGGTCACCGATGCGGATTACACTGGCGCCCCAATTTCCGTGGTTTTGAAAGACCAATCTGCACAAATGCGCCTAGAGCGATTTGTGCGCGCCGAAAAGGCCGGATCAAAGGCCTCTCAGGCCATGTTGATTCCGATGATGGTGTTTATTCTTCCTGCAGTCTTCATTATGGTATTTGCCCCAGTCATCCTTCAGTTTTTCTATGGGGGCAAGTGA
- the maf gene encoding septum formation protein Maf, which translates to MHKLILASQSPRRRDLLTDAGFSFRVDSVKLSEIIDKNLNPRAVAESLARAKAEAYVKEAKPLKNNGFLILSADTIVVLDGAIMGKPKNSPEAQLFLRQLSAKTHSVITGVCVYDVDNCRSIVESDETLVTFRPLTEDEILAYVQSGEPMDKAGAYAIQGEGGKFVMKTEGSYSNIVGLPIELFKKLVKDNGWNFDRQ; encoded by the coding sequence ATGCACAAACTCATCCTTGCTTCCCAATCTCCGCGTCGCCGTGATCTGCTAACAGATGCAGGTTTTTCTTTCCGCGTGGATTCAGTTAAACTATCGGAAATAATTGATAAAAACCTGAATCCACGAGCCGTCGCGGAATCCCTGGCCCGGGCCAAAGCCGAGGCCTACGTCAAAGAGGCTAAACCGCTGAAAAATAATGGTTTTTTAATTCTCTCCGCAGACACCATTGTGGTTCTCGACGGCGCGATCATGGGAAAGCCCAAAAATTCGCCCGAAGCCCAGCTCTTTTTGCGCCAACTTTCTGCAAAAACGCACAGCGTTATCACGGGAGTCTGTGTCTATGATGTGGACAACTGTCGATCTATTGTCGAGTCGGACGAGACCTTGGTCACCTTTCGGCCTCTCACCGAGGACGAAATTCTTGCTTACGTACAAAGCGGCGAACCAATGGACAAAGCAGGTGCTTATGCTATTCAGGGCGAGGGCGGAAAGTTTGTAATGAAGACAGAGGGGTCCTATTCCAATATCGTGGGACTTCCCATTGAGCTATTCAAAAAGTTGGTCAAAGACAATGGCTGGAACTTCGATCGCCAATAA
- a CDS encoding YggS family pyridoxal phosphate-dependent enzyme — translation MSYSKSWSKTMAGTSIANNWQKIQEQIHEAAQAAGRNPTEVRVVGVAKKQPVDSVEAAVQAGLRIVGENYAQEFLRKRESLEHLPITWHFVGHLQSNKARHIVGSVDLIHSVDRVSLVRKIGELAAGRGSVQDILIEVNVDSELTKNGINEADGPALIGSIQQIPGIRLCGLMGMPSLEQSPEESSRSFARLRELRDRWRSELSSGDVGHHLNELSMGTTHDFGYAIREGATLVRLGTLLFGPRQ, via the coding sequence TTGAGCTATTCAAAAAGTTGGTCAAAGACAATGGCTGGAACTTCGATCGCCAATAATTGGCAAAAAATCCAAGAACAGATCCACGAAGCGGCTCAGGCGGCGGGAAGAAACCCCACTGAGGTTCGTGTGGTTGGGGTCGCAAAAAAACAGCCGGTTGACTCCGTAGAAGCCGCTGTCCAAGCGGGTTTACGGATTGTTGGTGAAAACTATGCACAGGAGTTCTTGCGCAAGAGAGAGTCTTTAGAGCATTTGCCAATCACGTGGCACTTCGTCGGGCATCTACAGTCAAACAAGGCCAGGCACATTGTCGGTTCTGTGGATTTGATTCACTCTGTGGATCGCGTGTCCCTAGTAAGAAAAATTGGGGAGTTGGCAGCCGGAAGGGGCAGTGTGCAGGATATTCTTATCGAGGTAAATGTTGACAGCGAGCTGACGAAGAATGGGATCAATGAAGCCGACGGTCCAGCCTTAATCGGATCAATTCAACAAATTCCGGGAATCAGGCTTTGTGGGCTCATGGGAATGCCGAGTCTTGAGCAGTCTCCCGAGGAGTCCAGCCGCAGTTTTGCCCGTCTGCGTGAGTTGCGGGATCGATGGCGGTCGGAGTTATCCAGCGGAGATGTGGGTCATCATCTGAATGAATTATCTATGGGAACCACACACGATTTTGGTTATGCTATTCGAGAGGGTGCCACACTCGTTCGTTTGGGTACCCTGCTGTTTGGTCCCCGCCAGTAG
- a CDS encoding pyrroline-5-carboxylate reductase, producing the protein MTEQYLKSKKVGFVGTGNMGQAIIRALINSGKVPASNIFATNRTPGKLQKLVDQLGVNPVNSIEELLDRSDIVILGIKPQDFYAAIEPIASSFGPQHIVVSLLAGVSIKSLQKVMRNVKILIRAMPNTAATINKSVVGYCLAESAKGMDGLAEDLLSPLGFVVQVEEGEEFEALTVSCSSGIGFVFELMIYWQEWLEEHGFDAETARAMTVKTFLGASLLADQAEGTSLQDLQNRVVSKKGVTAAGLDSMGELEVERAIRYSFEKAVLRDRELGQTSV; encoded by the coding sequence ATGACTGAGCAATATCTGAAATCAAAAAAAGTTGGATTTGTCGGCACCGGTAACATGGGGCAGGCGATCATCCGGGCTTTGATCAACTCGGGCAAGGTGCCGGCCTCCAACATTTTTGCCACCAATCGCACACCGGGAAAGCTACAAAAATTGGTCGATCAACTGGGAGTTAATCCGGTCAATAGCATTGAGGAATTGCTCGATCGAAGCGACATTGTGATATTGGGAATTAAGCCTCAGGATTTTTATGCGGCCATTGAGCCGATTGCATCATCCTTTGGCCCTCAGCACATAGTTGTTAGTCTCCTGGCTGGTGTGTCGATCAAATCCCTACAGAAAGTAATGAGAAATGTGAAAATCCTTATTCGCGCCATGCCGAATACGGCCGCCACGATAAACAAATCAGTTGTTGGATACTGTTTGGCGGAGTCAGCTAAAGGCATGGATGGCCTTGCCGAGGACCTCCTCAGCCCCTTGGGTTTTGTGGTACAGGTGGAAGAAGGAGAAGAATTTGAGGCTCTCACTGTGTCCTGTTCCAGTGGAATTGGCTTTGTTTTTGAACTGATGATCTATTGGCAGGAGTGGTTAGAGGAACATGGATTTGATGCGGAAACGGCGAGGGCCATGACCGTCAAAACCTTTCTGGGCGCATCTTTGCTGGCAGATCAAGCGGAGGGCACCAGCCTGCAGGATCTTCAGAACAGGGTGGTATCCAAAAAAGGGGTGACAGCAGCAGGCCTTGATTCCATGGGCGAATTGGAAGTGGAGCGGGCAATCCGCTACAGCTTTGAAAAAGCCGTGCTGCGCGACCGAGAGCTAGGCCAGACCTCGGTCTAG
- a CDS encoding DivIVA domain-containing protein, translating into MKIAPIDIAHKTFGRKMMGLDPDEVMDFLRIVADEMESLVRDRNSLREAVREKELAIAEFKERDELLKTTITTATRMAEKIREDAERESKLIIGDANQKSEMIVRDARDSLKKIYGEITDLKRVRMQFENNLRALVQSHLTMLEQGQKIMPSPAVEAAPLQAPMNEEDIIKAKVSEVVAKAAKPLDL; encoded by the coding sequence ATGAAGATTGCGCCGATTGATATAGCCCATAAGACGTTTGGCCGAAAGATGATGGGCCTTGATCCGGATGAGGTGATGGACTTCTTGCGGATTGTAGCCGACGAGATGGAATCTCTCGTGCGTGATCGTAATAGCTTGCGTGAGGCGGTCAGAGAAAAGGAACTGGCCATAGCTGAATTCAAAGAGCGGGATGAGTTGCTAAAAACCACTATTACCACGGCAACTCGTATGGCTGAGAAGATTCGTGAGGATGCCGAGCGGGAATCCAAGCTGATCATTGGAGATGCCAATCAAAAATCGGAAATGATTGTTCGCGATGCTCGGGATTCCTTAAAAAAGATTTATGGCGAAATCACTGATCTTAAACGTGTGCGTATGCAGTTTGAAAACAATTTGCGTGCGCTCGTTCAGTCCCATCTCACTATGCTTGAGCAAGGTCAAAAAATCATGCCGAGCCCGGCTGTTGAAGCAGCCCCACTTCAGGCGCCGATGAATGAGGAAGATATCATCAAGGCGAAGGTGAGCGAGGTTGTTGCCAAGGCCGCAAAACCTTTGGATCTATAG
- a CDS encoding YggU family protein: protein MNFVKGELRLSLYVQPNASKTSFAGEFDGALKLKVHAPPVEGKANEEIIRFLAKYLGIPKSRITIDKGSASRKKLVVIGGDGLEGIAGKLQLY from the coding sequence TTGAATTTTGTAAAGGGAGAGCTAAGGCTCTCCCTTTATGTTCAACCTAACGCCTCAAAAACATCCTTTGCCGGAGAATTTGACGGAGCCCTGAAGCTCAAGGTCCACGCGCCTCCTGTCGAAGGCAAGGCCAATGAGGAAATTATCAGATTTTTGGCCAAGTATTTGGGTATTCCCAAAAGTCGAATCACGATTGACAAAGGATCTGCAAGTCGAAAAAAACTGGTGGTCATTGGTGGCGATGGTCTGGAGGGCATTGCCGGCAAGTTGCAGCTCTATTGA